A genomic segment from Anaerolineae bacterium encodes:
- a CDS encoding response regulator: MANTNDRHPSILIVEDSAPQALKLKLALESNGCQVHWAETGLGGLDVAQQQHFDLVVLDIELPDINGFEVCQKLKADPNLADIPVVMLTTRDHAQDVLNGLEVGAVDYIPKDAFAEAVLIETIKQMNVG, encoded by the coding sequence ATGGCTAACACAAACGACCGACATCCCTCGATTCTCATTGTAGAAGATAGCGCCCCCCAGGCGCTTAAACTTAAACTGGCTTTGGAAAGCAACGGCTGTCAGGTTCATTGGGCCGAGACCGGTTTGGGGGGCTTAGATGTGGCCCAACAACAACACTTTGACCTGGTGGTGCTGGATATAGAGCTGCCTGACATCAACGGCTTTGAAGTATGCCAAAAACTCAAGGCCGATCCCAACCTGGCCGACATTCCGGTGGTCATGCTGACCACGCGCGACCACGCTCAAGATGTGCTGAACGGCCTGGAAGTAGGCGCGGTAGACTACATCCCCAAAGATGCCTTTGCCGAGGCCGTGTTAATTGAAACGATCAAACAAATGAATGTAGGTTAA
- a CDS encoding GAF domain-containing protein — translation MEAPNSPRPKGTVYVVEDWPMNLEATRTELKKAQQRLERYQAALRLADVEIKRRNRSIIALTTFAYQAIHTANPAHLLKLALVQALETASAPVGAVLLIDAESKELTLGVHKGLTPTLIRILTGQELHQGATALMPHLVAGAGALLEYDTSDDETERLLLKASHLTSLVSLSLQVGPRLIGALLVGLQGKKHFTPAELCFLMAMSQETAVAMESLRLREGLWLTAEALLGDAGKVELQEVEQTDLKVEVPTPLGLPDITSTLPQPADDDLEQLLAAMMEAEDEVQQQNADLQTLNNISEMINRTLDLKQILQCTVDQTLTTLKTDAAWLYLLDERNQLEMQAHTGLSIEYVRGMQCLKLDAGIEGRVAQANKAQFVESVAKDVHGHKIWVDKEGLQALAAVPITRPGSEVGDQKKQAGANVVGVLAVGKRADKYAWSPREVRMLTSLANQVAPAIDNARLYARVQEGETGLKAGNEILQEINDMLLEKNANLEGFISNDLTPALTMASQILQTLWAKSAGFTDGQKKEITTLQKIITRLNELARETSIISETLNTEFDRVLDSEEKKSNYGGAVRPLRLEKTHDLKPAIISMGNDQTKPELSSPPKNNDLSAKPMSFEDAMAAGLVPDNIINRETKK, via the coding sequence ATGGAAGCGCCAAACTCCCCTCGTCCTAAAGGAACAGTGTACGTGGTTGAAGATTGGCCGATGAATTTAGAGGCCACCCGCACCGAGCTAAAAAAAGCGCAGCAACGCCTGGAGCGATATCAGGCCGCTTTGCGTTTAGCCGATGTTGAGATCAAGCGACGTAACCGGAGTATCATTGCCCTGACCACTTTTGCTTACCAGGCTATCCACACCGCCAACCCGGCCCACCTGCTTAAACTGGCCCTGGTCCAGGCCCTGGAAACCGCCAGCGCCCCGGTAGGCGCGGTTCTGCTCATTGACGCCGAATCCAAAGAGTTAACCTTGGGGGTGCATAAAGGCTTAACGCCCACCTTAATCCGTATCCTCACCGGCCAGGAGCTGCACCAGGGCGCCACTGCCCTTATGCCCCACCTGGTAGCCGGGGCAGGGGCCTTACTGGAATATGATACCTCTGATGACGAAACCGAACGATTGCTTCTGAAGGCCAGCCACCTGACCAGCCTGGTCAGCCTGTCACTACAAGTTGGCCCGCGCTTGATTGGGGCGCTGCTGGTTGGTTTGCAAGGTAAAAAACACTTTACCCCCGCCGAACTCTGCTTCTTAATGGCTATGAGTCAGGAAACGGCGGTAGCCATGGAAAGTTTGCGCTTGCGCGAGGGGTTATGGCTTACGGCTGAAGCTTTGTTAGGGGATGCCGGCAAAGTTGAACTGCAAGAGGTAGAGCAAACCGACTTGAAGGTGGAAGTGCCTACTCCCCTAGGCCTGCCCGACATCACCTCCACCCTCCCCCAGCCGGCCGACGACGACCTGGAACAACTGCTGGCGGCGATGATGGAAGCTGAAGACGAGGTGCAGCAACAAAATGCCGACCTTCAGACTCTCAATAATATCTCTGAAATGATCAACCGCACCCTTGATTTAAAGCAAATTTTGCAATGTACGGTTGACCAAACCCTGACTACACTCAAAACCGACGCCGCCTGGCTTTATCTGCTTGATGAAAGAAATCAATTGGAAATGCAAGCCCATACCGGACTTTCTATAGAATATGTGCGGGGCATGCAATGCTTGAAACTGGACGCAGGCATAGAAGGACGGGTGGCCCAGGCCAACAAAGCGCAATTTGTTGAATCGGTAGCCAAAGATGTTCACGGTCATAAAATATGGGTAGACAAAGAAGGATTACAAGCCCTGGCTGCCGTGCCTATTACCCGGCCCGGGTCTGAAGTTGGAGATCAAAAAAAACAGGCCGGCGCAAACGTAGTGGGCGTATTGGCGGTGGGCAAACGCGCCGATAAATATGCGTGGAGTCCGCGCGAGGTGCGTATGTTAACCTCATTGGCCAACCAGGTTGCTCCGGCCATAGACAATGCCCGTTTATATGCCCGGGTGCAAGAAGGCGAAACCGGCCTGAAAGCGGGCAACGAAATATTGCAAGAAATCAACGACATGCTGCTGGAAAAAAACGCCAACCTGGAAGGATTTATCTCAAATGATCTGACCCCAGCCCTGACCATGGCCTCGCAAATTCTGCAAACGCTTTGGGCAAAATCGGCCGGCTTTACCGACGGCCAAAAGAAAGAAATAACCACCCTGCAAAAAATCATTACCCGCCTTAATGAATTGGCCAGGGAAACAAGCATCATCAGCGAAACCCTGAATACGGAATTTGATCGAGTGCTTGACTCCGAAGAGAAAAAAAGCAACTACGGCGGCGCTGTCAGGCCGCTTAGACTGGAGAAAACACACGACCTAAAACCGGCAATTATATCTATGGGCAATGACCAAACCAAACCGGAATTAAGCTCACCCCCCAAAAATAATGACCTTTCTGCAAAACCTATGAGCTTTGAAGACGCTATGGCCGCCGGCTTAGTTCCAGATAATATCATCAACAGAGAAACAAAAAAGTAA
- a CDS encoding response regulator transcription factor yields MTSVLIIDDDKLLCDAFQLMLNKAGFEVEIAYDGREGLRKAYSFNPDVILLDIMLPTLDGWQICERLREMSEVPIIMLTALDTQEGVVKGLDLGADDYIVKPVTADELAARIRAVLRRISRSPQPDDNGGGGHRGIFTQGDLTIDFERYEVTVDDERVDLTPTEFRLLSVLARHKGRVLPHQFLLAEVWGPEYSEDIDSLRLYVSYLRRKLEKDKSKPSLIQNEWGIGYRFG; encoded by the coding sequence ATGACCTCAGTATTGATTATTGACGACGACAAGCTATTATGTGATGCCTTTCAACTTATGTTAAACAAAGCTGGCTTTGAGGTAGAAATAGCCTACGATGGCCGCGAAGGTTTGCGGAAAGCCTACTCCTTTAATCCAGACGTTATCTTACTGGATATTATGTTGCCCACCCTGGACGGCTGGCAGATATGTGAACGTTTGCGAGAAATGTCCGAAGTGCCCATTATTATGCTCACCGCCCTCGACACTCAGGAAGGGGTGGTGAAGGGTTTGGACCTGGGCGCCGATGACTATATTGTTAAGCCGGTTACGGCTGACGAGTTGGCCGCCCGGATTCGGGCTGTGCTCCGGCGTATCTCGCGGTCACCGCAACCGGATGATAATGGCGGCGGCGGTCACCGGGGCATTTTTACCCAGGGTGACTTGACCATTGATTTTGAGAGATACGAAGTGACGGTTGACGATGAACGGGTTGACCTGACGCCAACCGAATTTCGCCTGCTGTCTGTGTTGGCCCGGCACAAGGGCCGCGTGTTGCCTCACCAATTTCTGTTGGCCGAAGTATGGGGGCCAGAATACTCGGAGGATATAGACTCTTTACGGCTATACGTCAGTTACCTGCGCCGTAAGCTGGAAAAGGATAAATCAAAACCAAGCCTGATCCAAAACGAGTGGGGGATTGGCTATCGTTTTGGTTAA
- a CDS encoding PAS domain-containing protein → MAGQSILVIEPDLTLSKTISEQILLPHGFKPLLAQNQAEGLRIALTEAPRLLLLHLPVTASINLLRDLALVANHPFPVILITDQALPQLAVELLRLGVRDCLTCPLAAEEVLPAIHRALGQEQAETDRERFSLLMSVVDEAVWMLDPNLKVIAQNKAAGEIFGWPPAEAIGKSICELLFLHNHTTHKLCQLLNQAIEKQQPLFDPKVLLKTKENRSILVRSAVTPLLQNSRVIGILCVLQRTPNDQYVRLEFANMAAHLLRNPLSFIQTCIDLLMSSDLDPQKQQTTLKSMWERSQWLTKFTDELLNMLRLEAGEVRIYVESVAITPLIEQILLLVQDEENLRHQFNLVAADNLPLVAADPTKTELILFNLLTNAVNRCPAGGQVAIEAEANQSEVIISIIDNGEPIPPKLLDRIFGQFYPVDDENGKMPSTYELGLYTTKRLVELQNGRIWATSQPGQGSRFCFSLPFWEQAS, encoded by the coding sequence GTGGCTGGCCAGAGCATCCTTGTCATTGAACCTGATTTAACATTATCCAAAACCATTTCAGAGCAAATATTGCTTCCGCATGGATTCAAACCACTTCTGGCTCAAAACCAGGCAGAGGGCCTGAGAATAGCGCTTACCGAAGCGCCTCGCCTCCTCTTACTACACCTTCCGGTAACCGCCTCAATTAACCTGTTACGCGATCTGGCGCTTGTAGCCAATCATCCTTTCCCGGTAATTTTAATAACAGATCAAGCCCTCCCCCAATTGGCAGTTGAGCTGCTCCGATTAGGAGTTAGAGATTGCCTGACCTGCCCTTTGGCCGCCGAAGAAGTATTGCCGGCCATCCACCGCGCGTTAGGCCAGGAACAAGCTGAAACTGACCGGGAACGTTTTTCCCTGTTGATGTCGGTAGTTGATGAGGCTGTCTGGATGCTAGATCCAAACTTAAAAGTAATTGCGCAAAATAAGGCCGCCGGTGAGATATTTGGCTGGCCGCCGGCAGAAGCAATTGGCAAATCAATTTGCGAATTATTGTTCCTGCACAATCATACCACCCATAAATTATGTCAACTCTTGAACCAGGCCATAGAAAAGCAGCAACCTCTCTTTGACCCAAAGGTGTTGTTGAAAACAAAGGAGAATCGCTCCATTCTTGTGCGCAGCGCCGTTACCCCTTTGCTGCAAAACAGCCGGGTTATAGGCATTCTCTGTGTTCTGCAAAGAACGCCCAATGATCAATATGTCAGGTTAGAATTTGCCAACATGGCCGCCCACCTGTTACGCAATCCGCTCAGTTTCATTCAAACTTGCATTGACCTGCTCATGAGTTCAGACTTGGACCCCCAGAAACAGCAAACAACCCTGAAGAGTATGTGGGAACGAAGCCAGTGGCTGACAAAATTTACCGATGAACTGCTCAACATGTTACGCCTGGAGGCCGGAGAGGTACGAATTTATGTGGAGTCGGTGGCCATAACGCCTCTGATTGAACAAATTTTACTTCTGGTTCAAGATGAAGAAAATTTACGTCATCAATTTAACCTGGTTGCCGCCGACAATCTGCCCCTGGTTGCCGCCGACCCCACCAAAACAGAGCTGATTTTATTTAACTTGTTAACCAATGCCGTTAACCGCTGCCCGGCCGGAGGTCAGGTGGCAATTGAAGCAGAAGCAAACCAATCCGAAGTGATCATTTCTATTATAGATAATGGCGAACCGATCCCCCCCAAATTATTGGACAGGATTTTTGGGCAATTCTATCCTGTTGACGATGAAAACGGCAAAATGCCGTCTACTTATGAACTTGGACTTTATACCACCAAACGATTGGTTGAATTGCAAAATGGCCGTATTTGGGCCACCAGCCAGCCCGGACAGGGGTCACGCTTTTGCTTTTCCTTACCTTTTTGGGAGCAAGCATCATGA
- a CDS encoding response regulator transcription factor — translation MIKILVIDDDTTMLQLLSLSLENEGYYVFTAESGQRGIELARQQFPDLVILDLMMPVMDGFETCRRLRELDIHSILVTSHRHDERSVVRALEMGADDYLRQPVKIPILLAKIRTLLRRNNQRTANEAFLYDDGQLLIDLEERRVELRGEPIPLTPTEFRLLAILLRKVGRVVTHEELIQEVWGTQKNVSLGSLKLYIHYLRQKLEDHPRKPRYLLAEWGIGYRLHEPRPNRQAISTPQPA, via the coding sequence ATGATAAAAATTCTGGTTATTGATGATGACACAACCATGCTTCAACTGCTCAGTCTTTCCCTGGAAAATGAGGGGTATTACGTTTTCACTGCCGAGAGTGGGCAAAGAGGCATAGAGTTGGCCCGACAACAATTTCCAGATTTGGTTATCCTGGATTTGATGATGCCGGTGATGGATGGTTTTGAAACCTGCCGCCGGCTACGCGAATTGGATATTCACTCTATTTTGGTGACCAGCCACCGCCATGATGAACGCAGCGTAGTGAGAGCTTTGGAAATGGGCGCAGATGATTATTTGCGCCAACCCGTTAAAATACCAATCTTGCTGGCCAAAATTCGCACCTTGCTGCGGCGCAATAACCAGCGCACGGCCAATGAGGCCTTCCTGTATGACGACGGCCAATTGCTAATTGATTTAGAGGAGCGACGGGTGGAGCTGCGCGGAGAACCTATTCCGTTGACCCCCACCGAGTTTCGCTTGCTGGCCATTTTGCTGCGTAAAGTGGGCCGGGTGGTAACGCACGAAGAGTTAATCCAGGAGGTCTGGGGCACCCAAAAAAACGTCAGCCTGGGTTCGCTTAAACTTTACATCCACTATCTCCGCCAAAAACTTGAGGACCACCCCCGAAAACCCCGTTATCTGCTGGCCGAATGGGGCATTGGGTATCGCCTGCATGAACCCCGGCCAAACCGGCAGGCCATCTCAACGCCTCAACCGGCCTAA
- the gatA gene encoding Asp-tRNA(Asn)/Glu-tRNA(Gln) amidotransferase subunit GatA produces the protein MKPVLECGLCWINAHRLVPLEDTLELYSLTIHAAQDKLRQGEITSVELTESVLERIAVVEKKVQAYISVQQDLALQMARFADERRAAGEDNPLLGIPLAVKDAIITQGVPTTAGSAMLKNYVPPFDATAVIKLRQAGAVFVGKTNTDEFTMGSSTEYSAFHPTNNPWNLSRVPGGSSGGSAAAVAAAETLGALGTDTGGSIRQPASFCGVVGLKPTYGRVSRYGLIAHGSSLDQIGPLAKDVEDAAMLLTGLAGYDFRDSTSINAPTPDYVAEMKQGDNLKGLRIGVPKEYFVGGLEAGVETIIRAAIEQLAGLGAEIIDVSLPNTAYGIPVYYIISTAEASANLSRYDGVRYGLRRDGGDMWETFRQTRQVGFGPEVKRRIMLGTYALSAGYYDAYYLKAQQVRTLLRRDFEQAFETVDVMVSPVAPGVAFEIGSKVDNPLQMYLSDVYTVTLNLVGLCGISVPCGFWDGMPVGLQIIGPALGESAILRTAYQYEQATAWHRQKPGEL, from the coding sequence ATGAAGCCAGTTTTAGAGTGCGGGCTGTGCTGGATTAACGCTCACAGACTTGTTCCATTGGAGGACACCTTGGAACTTTACTCTCTAACCATCCATGCCGCGCAAGATAAACTGCGCCAGGGCGAGATCACGTCGGTTGAATTGACCGAAAGCGTATTAGAGCGGATTGCGGTGGTTGAAAAAAAGGTGCAAGCTTACATCAGCGTGCAGCAAGACCTGGCCTTACAAATGGCTCGTTTTGCCGATGAACGCCGCGCTGCGGGTGAGGATAACCCGCTGCTGGGGATACCCCTGGCCGTTAAAGACGCCATTATTACCCAGGGCGTGCCCACCACGGCCGGCTCGGCCATGTTAAAAAATTACGTGCCCCCTTTTGACGCAACAGCCGTGATCAAACTGCGCCAGGCCGGGGCCGTGTTTGTGGGCAAAACCAATACCGACGAATTTACGATGGGTTCTTCCACCGAATACTCAGCCTTTCACCCCACCAACAATCCCTGGAACTTGAGCCGCGTGCCGGGCGGCAGCAGTGGCGGCAGCGCCGCCGCCGTAGCCGCCGCCGAAACCCTGGGGGCGCTGGGCACCGATACCGGCGGCAGTATTCGCCAACCGGCTTCTTTTTGCGGAGTGGTGGGACTGAAACCCACATACGGCCGGGTCAGCCGGTATGGCCTTATTGCCCACGGCTCCTCGCTGGACCAGATTGGGCCGCTGGCCAAAGATGTGGAAGACGCAGCTATGTTGCTTACCGGCCTGGCCGGCTACGATTTCCGCGATTCCACTTCAATCAATGCCCCCACCCCGGATTACGTAGCGGAAATGAAACAGGGCGATAACCTGAAGGGCCTCAGAATTGGTGTGCCCAAAGAGTATTTTGTGGGCGGGCTTGAGGCCGGGGTGGAAACCATCATCCGGGCGGCTATCGAGCAACTGGCCGGGTTGGGAGCAGAGATTATTGACGTGTCGTTACCCAACACCGCCTATGGCATTCCGGTTTATTATATCATTTCTACAGCGGAAGCGTCGGCCAATCTTTCCCGTTATGATGGGGTGCGTTACGGTTTGCGCCGGGACGGCGGCGATATGTGGGAAACTTTTCGCCAAACCCGGCAGGTTGGCTTTGGGCCGGAGGTCAAACGGCGCATTATGCTGGGCACTTACGCCCTCTCGGCGGGTTATTACGACGCCTATTATTTGAAAGCGCAGCAGGTCCGCACCCTGCTCCGGCGAGATTTTGAGCAGGCGTTTGAAACGGTTGACGTGATGGTTTCGCCGGTGGCGCCTGGCGTTGCTTTTGAAATTGGGTCAAAGGTGGATAATCCGTTGCAGATGTACTTGAGCGACGTTTATACGGTTACGTTGAACCTGGTTGGGCTTTGTGGCATTTCGGTGCCGTGTGGTTTTTGGGATGGCATGCCGGTGGGGTTGCAAATTATTGGGCCGGCTTTGGGCGAAAGCGCCATTTTGCGGACGGCCTATCAATATGAGCAGGCCACCGCCTGGCATCGTCAAAAGCCCGGCGAACTCTAG